The window TGCGCAGGGTCAAGATAGTAACCCAATGGGGAATAGCGGACCAGCGCCAGAGAGCCTGTGAGCAGAAAAGTCAGCAGTATTGTTTTTATGATGTTCAGGCTGTTCTTTCCGTTTTCCGGTCCGACAAGACCGATGTCCTTCATGAAAAGTTCTCTCCGTTATCGGTATCAACTCTATGCCCCGGCACACACCGCCTTCGCCACCACCTCATCGCAAAGCAGTCAACTATTCCCCTGAACATGCGGTTGCCTATCCCGTATTTGGTCTGTCCGCGCGTCCTCGGCCGGTGATTGACCGGGACCTCTTTCACGGAGTATCCCTGGAGACGAAGCAGCGTCGGGAGGAAGCGGTGCATCCCGTTAAAGATAGGGACCTCCCTTAGAGCGGACCTCCTTAACGCCCTGAATGTGCATCCCGCGTCAGTGATTTTGTCTTTTGTGACCCAGTTGCGAAACCCGTTGGCGATACGGGATGAGACCTTCCTGACCCAATTGTCTTCGCGTTTTTTCCGCACACCGCAGACCGCGTCAAAATTGCCCATGACTTCAAGCAGAAGGGGAATATCGGCGGGATCATTCTGCTGATCTCCGTCAAGTGTGATAAGAATGTTCCCTCTGGCGTGAGCAAAACCTGTTGCCACAGCCGCGCTCTGTCCGAAGTTGCTCCTGTGACGGACCACGCGGAGTTCCGCATATCGTTTCTTCATTTCCTCAAGCACTGAAAAGCTGTTGTCGGTACTGAAATCATCGACGTATATGACCTCAAAGGGCCTTCCTGTGTTCCTGAGAACGGGGAAAAGCTCCCCGATCAGAGGTCCGATGTTCTCTTCCTCGTTGTATACGGGAATGATGACTGTCAGTTCGATTTCAGGAGTCAACATATCAGAATTTTTCCATCTCGCTTTCAGATAATCCGGCGGTTATCATTGATGATTATACCTCGCGGGTTATTATAGAACAATCATAAGCATGACGGCAAAAGAATGACAATGAAACGCGTGATATGTCTTTTTTTTCATTCTATGTTGTATCATTTCAAAACATGTCCACAAGTTCATTTTCAGAGACAAAATACACACTCCGGGATTGCTTATTGCTCCTTATCTTCGGCGCGATCATCTACATCCCGTTCCTTGGAATTCCGGTTTGGGACGGCAATGAACCTGTAAGGGTAATCGTTGCCAAAGAGATGCTCAGGACCGGCAACTGGATAATGCCCATGCTGCACGGAAACCCATACTTCGCAAAGCCTCCCCTGATGAACTGGCTCATGGCCGCAAGCGGCGGTTTGTTCGGCGTGGTGAATGAGTGGACCAGCCGCCTGCCCTCCGTGCTGTTGATGCTGATGACCGGGATGTCTGTTTATTTTCTATCTAAGAAATGGCTGGCAAGAGAGGGCAGGCTCTTCGCCGCCCTTATGATGCTTTGCATGTACGGGCCGGTCAGGGCAGGCAGGGAGGCGGAGATAGACAGCCTTCAGACCTTTGTCATCTCATTCATCCTCCTTCTCTGGATAAACGGATATTTAAAGCAATGGAAACCGGCTGTGCTGTGGGGCCTTACTCTGTCCCTTGCCGGGATCGGATTTCTTTCAAAGGGCCCCCAGATGCTAATGTTTTTTTACATGTCCATAATACCGTACCTGCTTTTAAGGAAAAGAATCTCATTTTTCTTTTCAAAGGCGCATGTATTCGGGTTAGGCCTTTTGCTTCTCGTCCTCGCTGTTTATTTAATGCTGCTACTTCAGTGGACAACGCTTGAACGCTACATACACATGTGGCTCGGCGAGGGAATGCAGCGCACTGAAAGCAGACACATTTCAGCATACCTGCTGCAAGTGCTCGAATATCCGTTTGAGCTGCTGCCGTCTTTTCTGCCGTGTTTATTGTTCCTTATTCCCCTTGCAATTTATAAAGACCTGCGGCAGGAAGCAGGGAAATTATTCGACAATGAATTTTTTACGTTTTCTTTTGTCGTGATCGCCGTCAATCTGCCTTTTTACTGGCTGCTTCCAAACACGCGGTACAGATATTTTCTCCCCGCATATCCTTTTGCCGCCCTCGCGGTAGGGTTTGTTTTTGAATTGTATCTCAGAAAGATGCAGGCCTTTCCGGCAATCAAAGTATTCTTTGTGAAGTTTTTAAAGGTCCTTGCGATACTGACGCTCTCCCTGGCAGTTGCAGTCATCCCCGCGGTCATCGCCCTGCATTTGAAATTTTCTTTCTTGATATTATTTTTCATTGCATGTCTTATGATCTCAGGCATGGTTGTTTTATATAAAGCCGGTTCCGCGCGATTGCCGCACGTCCCCGTATATGTGACGGCCATAACAGCGCTCTTTTTTCTGGTCTACACTGACATCACTGTCGGGCTTGATAAAAAACGGGGAAGCAATCCCAGGGAGATCGCCAGTGAGATAGACCTTTTATTGCCCCAGGATGCTGGCGTGGTATACGAGATGGGGTACAGGAGGTATCTGACAATAACCTGCTATTTAAACAGGGAAGTACGCCAGGTGAATTCGTTTGCGGATTTGAAAGAACTGAAAAAGGAAAAAGGCGGGATTTATTTTATCTATGACGCCGAGCTCCTGGATGTTATCACCGGGGAAGATAAAAATATCTTCCTGAAGGAGATCCATTCAGAAGAAATATATTCAAGGAAATACAAAAGCCGCCGCCGGGGAGACAGGGCAATCGCGGTCGGGAAAATATCCTGATTAGCAACAGGGACCATCATCCTGTAGAATTAAAATATCTATGAAACCCGGCAACAGAGAGGGACATTGGAAAATAACCTTGACATCAATACCGTCTCAGGGCTTTCTGAAGCAGAAGCGGCCCAAAGGCTGAAACAGGAAGGGTATAATGAACTCCCTTCAGCCAGGGAGCGCAGCATCTTCGCCATTGCGTTTGAAGTGGTCCGCGAACCGATGTTCCTGCTTCTGATCGCAGGCGGGGCGATCTATCTGTTGTTAGGCGATATAAGGGAGGCCGTGATGCTGCTGAGCTTCGTCTTTATAGTCATGGGCATCACGCTTTACCAGGAGCGCAAGACCGAGCGTGCTTTGGAAGCGCTCAAGGACCTGTCCAGCCCCCGCGCCCTGGTAATAAGGGACAGAGTGCAAAAAAGAATACCGGGACGTGAGGTAGTAAGGGGCGACATCCTGGTCCTCGCCGAAGGCGACCGCGTACCTGCTGACGCTGTGCTCATTTCATGCACAAATCTCTCGGTTGATGAATCTTTACTGACTGGTGAATCCGTGCCTGTCAGTAAAACCTCTTGTGACGGCATGAAAGAAATGGCGCGCCCCGGAGGCGACGACCTGCCTTTTGTCTTTTCCGGGACACTTGTGGTACAGGGTTTCGCTATCGCGCAGGTAAAGGCCATCGGCATCAACACCGAGCTTGGCAGAATCGGAAAGGCGCTGCAGTCAATTGAACCGGAAGAAACGCTTTTGCAAAAAGAGACCGGGCAGCTCGTGCGCAATCTCGCAATATTCGGACTGTCCCTTTGCAGTATTGTGGTTGTCGTGTATGGCCTGACGAGGGCCAACTGGCTGAACGGATTCCTTGCCGGGATAACCCTTGCGATGGCAATGCTGCCTGAGGAGTTTCCTGTAGTGCTCACCGTATTCCTCGCGTTGGGGGCATGGCGAATTTCCCGGAAAAGGGTCCTCACGCGCAGGGTGCCTGCCGTGGAGACACTCGGCTCAGCGTCTGTGTTGTGCGTGGACAAGACCGGCACACTTACTCTAAATAAAATGACCGTGCAGAAGGTCTTTGCAGACGGAAAGTTCTGCGATATAAGTCATGCGCACAATGACCTTCCTGAAGAATTCCACGAGGCCGTGGAGTTCAGCATACTTGCGAGCCAGCTTAAGCCATTTGATCCAATGGAAACAGCGTTAAGGGAACTCGGCACGAGCGCCCTTTCTGATACGGAACACCTTCATGATAACTGGACCCTGGTGCAGGAATATCCCCTGTCCCAGAAACTTCTTGCCATGTCGCGGGTCT is drawn from Nitrospirota bacterium and contains these coding sequences:
- a CDS encoding glycosyltransferase family 2 protein is translated as MLTPEIELTVIIPVYNEEENIGPLIGELFPVLRNTGRPFEVIYVDDFSTDNSFSVLEEMKKRYAELRVVRHRSNFGQSAAVATGFAHARGNILITLDGDQQNDPADIPLLLEVMGNFDAVCGVRKKREDNWVRKVSSRIANGFRNWVTKDKITDAGCTFRALRRSALREVPIFNGMHRFLPTLLRLQGYSVKEVPVNHRPRTRGQTKYGIGNRMFRGIVDCFAMRWWRRRCVPGHRVDTDNGENFS
- a CDS encoding glycosyltransferase family 39 protein translates to MSTSSFSETKYTLRDCLLLLIFGAIIYIPFLGIPVWDGNEPVRVIVAKEMLRTGNWIMPMLHGNPYFAKPPLMNWLMAASGGLFGVVNEWTSRLPSVLLMLMTGMSVYFLSKKWLAREGRLFAALMMLCMYGPVRAGREAEIDSLQTFVISFILLLWINGYLKQWKPAVLWGLTLSLAGIGFLSKGPQMLMFFYMSIIPYLLLRKRISFFFSKAHVFGLGLLLLVLAVYLMLLLQWTTLERYIHMWLGEGMQRTESRHISAYLLQVLEYPFELLPSFLPCLLFLIPLAIYKDLRQEAGKLFDNEFFTFSFVVIAVNLPFYWLLPNTRYRYFLPAYPFAALAVGFVFELYLRKMQAFPAIKVFFVKFLKVLAILTLSLAVAVIPAVIALHLKFSFLILFFIACLMISGMVVLYKAGSARLPHVPVYVTAITALFFLVYTDITVGLDKKRGSNPREIASEIDLLLPQDAGVVYEMGYRRYLTITCYLNREVRQVNSFADLKELKKEKGGIYFIYDAELLDVITGEDKNIFLKEIHSEEIYSRKYKSRRRGDRAIAVGKIS